The nucleotide sequence ACAGATTGAAAATGCAATTGATAAAGTTCACACAAGTTATCAGAAATTAGAAGCACTGTTTGATTAGATTTTATTTTCTAAATGTCATTCCCTCGAAAGAGGGAGTCCAAAATTTATGTCGTTGGTCCCCGCTTGAGCGGGGATGACTTATCCAATCACTTAACAATCTTTGAAACTTCCTTAAACACAGGTGTTCCGCAAACTTCAAGAAGTTCAAAAAGAATTGATTCAGTAGTTGTAACTTCTGCGCTAAGAATTCTCATTCTATCTAAAGCAATATTATAATCTATTTCTTTGCGTGATGAAACAGCATCAGCAGCGAGATTAACTTGATAATCGTTTGCAAGTAAATCTAATACTGTTTGTTGAACACAAACGTGCGATTCAACTCCACAAACAACAATTTGAGAAAGTTTTTTAGAATGAAATTCATCGAATAAATTTTCTGCACCTGAACAACTAAAACTCATTTTCTGAAAAGCCGTATACCCTTCAAGTGCAGTCAGGATTATTTTAGAAGTTGGTCCTAATCCTTTTGGATATTGTTCTGTAAAATAGATTGGGAGCTTCATTGCTTTAAAGCCTTTAATCAGCTTAATAGTATTTTCTAAAACTGTTTCATAATTTCTGATTACCGGAAGAATTCTCGCCTGCAAATCGATTATTAAAAGTGCAGTAGTATCTTTTTTTAGAATAATAGGGTTTCTCTTCATAATACTTTGCTGATTTTTTCAATGGATTCAATGCTATATTAATAAAAAGAATATTGGTAGTCATTTCGACCGAACTACCTGCGGTAGGCAGGAGGGAGAAATCTGAATTATTTATTGATAAAGATTTCTCAGTCGAGGACTCCTTCGAAATAACATTTTTTCCAAAACATGAATTGAACTAGTATATTTCATCCATCCCATATTTACCACATGCATACATCATTAAAATAGAGGCAAGATCGATCAAAGCTTTTTTCTGTTCATCTGCGTGAATAACAAGATCATACACATCCGCCATAAACTGAAAGTTGTTTAATATCTTTTTAACTCTCTGTGATTTGGTGAGCCGTGCCAATTAGCAACTTGTGTTACTAATACCTTTTCAAATCTCCTTAAAAAATCTCTGAAAGAGATTAAATGAGTTGCATTTGCGTGCCTTGGATGGCAGATAGCAATCATATCGTTAAAATAAGTATCCCATTTATTTGCAAGTTTTTGGTTGCGAGTATCCATAACAAATCTTGCCTGCTCCAAAGTAAACTTTGCCTTTGTAGTAACCTTATATTGTGGAATTATTGCATAACCATCATAACTAATTTCCTCATCCTCTTCCTCAAAATATTTCCATCTTTTTAAGAGTTGGTTTGGTGTGTAAATGGTTACAACTTTATCAAGCGAGCTATCGGTTACAATAAATTTTCTTTGTTGATAGTTTACAACAGTTAACCAGTGTTCCCAATTATCAACACTAAGAACACAGGGGTAACCTTTCTTTAATTGTTCAACCAAAGCCTTAATTGCATCATCTGGTTTTTCCCTTCGGAAATATTTCATCTTGCAATTATAAAATTTGGCTGCTTTTGCTAAACCGATTTCATCAGTACCATACCACCATGTACTTCCTGCTTTAATTCCAATTTGATTTTCACTTTCAAATCTTCCTAACATTACAAGTGCATATTTAAGTGCGAATGGTCCGCATTGATATTTATAAGGTTGTGGGTAAAAACTCATTTTATCTTTTATTGATTTTGAAACAGTGTAAACATTATCAAATGAAGTTTTTTTTACAAGTGATTTTGGGTATTTTTTAAATATGAAAGAAAAAAAATTAAAAGTTTTAGTACTCTATAATGAGGCACACGCCGAGTTTTACCACAAAACGATTAAACCAACTCCTGAGCTTGATTTTATACCTTATTTTGAAGTTGATGAACTTACTCCAATGGAAGAGTTTGAGATTATGACAAAAAGGCTTAAAAAGCTTGGTTTTGATGCTCACACATTAAATCTTAAGGATGATATTCATCTTTTATTAAATGAAATTAAAAAAAGCAAACCTGACGTAATCTTTAATTTTGTTGAGATTTATAAAGATAGACCGCGTTTGGAAATGAATATGGTTGGGCTTTATGAATTATTAGGTGTTGCATATACAGGAGCCCCGGCTTTAACTCTTGCAAATTGCCAAAATAAATTTCTTACAAAAAAGTTGCTTAACTATAATGGAATTAATACTGCCAAATACCAACTTTTTAAAGAAATGCCAGACGAGATGAATCTTAATCCAAAATTTCCTGTAATAGTTAAACCTGCTTTTGAGGATGCAAGCGTTGGTATCGAAAATGAATCTATTGTGTACAACAAGGAAGCTCTTAAAAAAAGATTGGAATATGTTTTTAAATATTTTGTTCAGCCTGCTTTGGTGGAAGAATTTGTTGAAGGACGAGAGTTTAATGTTTCTGTTATGGGCGATTTAAGACCAAAAGTTTTACCAATTAGTGAAATTGATTTTAGTAAAATGCCTGATCATCTTCATAATATTGTTAGTTACCAGGCTAAGTGGGATCCGCACCACGAATCATATCATAAAACAATTCCGATTTGTCCTGCAAAAATTCCTATGAGATTGGAAAATAAACTAAAAGAAACTGCGCTTAAAGCATTTAAAGTTATGGGCACACGGGATTATGCCCGTGTTGATATGCGTGTAAACAGTGATGAAGAAGTTTTTGTACTGGAAGTAAATCCAAATCCTGATTTAACAGAAGGCGCAGGATTTATGCGCTCTGCAAGTTATGGTGGGTTGTCTTACGGAATGGCGCTTAAGAAAATTGTTATGCTTGCTTATCAAAGAGGGAAGAGGAAGAAATAAATTTTAGTATTTAGTATTTAGAAAAATTGTTGTAATTCTTTTTGTTTTGTCGATTACTTGATTTTACATTTAAATATTCTTTAGTTGACATTAAATTTTTAAAGAGATTGTAATGAGAGTTTGGATAATTATTTATCTTCTTTTTGCTTTAATGATAACATCACTTATTTATCCCCAAATTGATACTACAAAAAAAGATTTTTTTCCTTTAAAGATTGGCAACTTATGGCAATATAGAAATGAAAGTAATGCTATTTCTACAGAAAAAATTATTGGAGATACGGTCATAGATGGATATTATTATTATAGTTTGGTGAATTTATATAATATTTCATCTATCGTACCTAAAAGGATTGATTCTTTATTAAGAGTTATAGCAAGATATGGCGGACCATTTTGGGGTGATACTTGTGGTGGAAATACACCTTATGAGGCCAGTATTTTCCATCTAAATGAAACTGATAATACTATTTGGAAAATTTGTGATGGGTTATATCTTGAACAATTTGTTCGTTTTAACCGAATAAGAATAATGAACATATTTGGTCAGCCCCGTGATGTTATGGAATTTGACTATGGAGGAACTGCGGATGGAGATACAATTTGGTTTTATGGTGCAAGACTTGCTAAAGGTATTGGTCTTATTGAGGAACGACATTATGAATGGAGTTATTGGATTTTACAGGGAGCTATAATAGATGGGATACAATATGACACAATAGTTTCGGTGAATGAAAAGCAAGAAATAGTTCCTGAAAAAATAGTTCTTTAACAAAACTATCCTAACCCTTTCAATCCAAGTACAATTATTAACTATATATTGAAAGATGAGGGTTTAGTTAAAATAAAGGTGATTGATATTTTAGGAAGTGAAGTCGCAGAGTTAGTAAATGAAACAAAAGCTGCTGGAGAATATTCAATTGAATTTAAGGCAGCAAACTTACCAAGCGGTATTTACATTTACACTTTGCACGTAAATGGGTATACTAACAGTAAAAAAATGTTGTTGCTGAAGTAATTATTAAGTTTAAAACAAAAACCCGATTCATTTCTGAATCAGTTTTTAATCCCTCTCCTTGCCAAGGAGAGGGAAACAAAGGGTGAGGTCAAGCTTTTACTTTTGCAAGCGCTGGAACTTTATGTTTTATTAACTCATAAACTCCAAACATCACTCCAACAAAAAATAAATCTCCAATTAAAGAATTTTGGAAAAACGGAATTGCTGCTGTGTAGCTTGCCATTAATCCTGCGGGAGTTTTGGGATACAATGTTCCGAGTGCCCAAACTCCAAAGTTTGTAATTACAAAGAAACTAATTGAAGCTGTTACTGAAGCGAATATTAATTTTTTTACACTCACTATTTTCAACATAAAAATTCCTAGTACAACAATTAAAGCAAAGCTTATATATACAATCCAAGCGTAGGAATAAATTCCAATTATCAAGTCTGTTAAAAATATTGCAATAAGTGGAATTGCAAACGCAAAAGATTTTTTGCTAAAATACGCACCGCCAAATAAAGCCATCGCAGCTATTGGTGCAAAGTTTGGTGGATGTGGAAGTAATCTTACAAAAGCTGCTGCAAAAACCATCAGAGCAACTACCCAAAAGTTTGGCGTAATTTTCTTCATTTGATCAGTCATCGTGTTTCCTTTCAATTAAAATCTTATAAAAAATATTTCTGTTTATAATTAGTTCAAAGATAAAGGTTAAATAATTCAAAAGTCAAAATTAAAAATTCAAAAAAAATCTTTTTACATAATTTTTACTCTATACTCAACTTAATTCCGCCATAAAACGATAAACCCGGAGTGGCGTAACCAAATACCTCTTCATAATCAGTATTTAAAAGATTTTCGACCCGGACATTTATTCTTAAGAAATCAAAAACATCATAGTGGGCAGCTAAATTAAGAAGGACATATCCTTTAAGCTCCGTTCTCAGATATGTGGAAAAATCAATATCCTCTCTTGGTCCAACCCAAATAACTTCTGCATTAACATTTGTCTTTGGAACAAATGAATAACTTGCAAACAATCCGACTTTATTTCTTGGACGGCGTAGCAACTTAGTATCAAAATCTGAAGAGTTTGGACTAACATCTCGTGCATCAGTAAAAGTATAGTTGGCTTTTAGCCTCAAGTCATCTAGTGGCTCTGCTTGTAGAAATAATTCAAACCCTTTTGTTACCGCTTGTTTAATATTAATAGTTTTAAAAGTTGTATAATCAAAGCCAAACATATCACTAAACTTATTATAGAAAAAAGTTGTTCCCAGAGAAAAATTTTGTTTGAATAAAAATTGCTCAATACCAAAATCCCAACCAAAACTTTCTTCAGGATTTAAATTTTCATTTCCATAAGCAGGGTCATACAAATAGTATAATGATGGGGCTTTAAAACCAGTTCCAATTGTTGCTTTAAATTTTGTGCCCGTTTCCCAAAGCATATATGAAGGTGCAATTCTGTAAGTAAATTGAGAACCGAATTTATTGTGGTGATCTATTCTCGTACCCAGAGTTATAAAAAAACTTTCCTCAAATTTTATTTGATCCTGTAAAAATGCACTAATTGTATTAGCATCTTTTTTTGGAATAACACTTGCATAATCCGGAAGCAAAATATAATTGAATGAGTAGTATTCTGAAGCTGATTCTTCAATTTCAAATTCAATTCCGGCTGTTAAAAGATTTGCTTTATTGAGTTGAAAATCATTTTGCCAATCAATTTTATATCTTCTTCCATCATATAAAGCATTAGAATAATAAGCGCTGGTAGATGAAGTATCAAAAGAATTTTTCCTAACATTTCTAATAAAAGTTAAGCCAAGTTTCTGTTTCCAATCACCATTTAATAATTTTATTTTTCCTTCCCCGCGAGCAGATAATTCTTCTTGCTTCGTTTTATATGTTGGGTCATCACCAAACATTCCGCCAAATTGATCATTATCAGATTCTGATTTTAAAAATCTTGTGTAGAGATTTATCTCTGCATTTTCACTAAAATCATATCCCAAAACAGAAGTAAAATTATTAAAAGTATAACCATCTTTTCAGTATTGCCATATTTTTCCGAGGCTGCAGAAAATCCATCGCTGCCTGTTCTGCTCAGTGCAAGGGAATATTTCAATTTATGAGTTGATCCATTTAATCCAATTACTCCTTTATAAGTATTGTAACTGCCGCCTTCTGTCAGTAAAGAGAATTTTGGAGAACCATCGCCTTTTTTTGTAATGATATTGATTACTCCAGCAAGTGCATCAGATCCGTAAAGTGTTGATTGCGGACCGCGTAAGACCTCGATCCGTTCA is from Ignavibacteriales bacterium and encodes:
- a CDS encoding TonB-dependent receptor, with amino-acid sequence MQLANSISVIDAEQIINSNSNNVFDVLRNETGISFTRQGGNGTLSNIYIRGSNSSHTLVLIDGVEVNLTNDPSGVYDFSALPVDNIERIEVLRGPQSTLYGSDALAGVINIITKKGDGSPKFSLLTEGGSYNTYKGVIGLNGSTHKLKYSLALSRTGSDGFSAASEKYGNTEKMVILLIILLLFWDMILVKMQR
- a CDS encoding TonB-dependent receptor, whose amino-acid sequence is MGYDFSENAEINLYTRFLKSESDNDQFGGMFGDDPTYKTKQEELSARGEGKIKLLNGDWKQKLGLTFIRNVRKNSFDTSSTSAYYSNALYDGRRYKIDWQNDFQLNKANLLTAGIEFEIEESASEYYSFNYILLPDYASVIPKKDANTISAFLQDQIKFEESFFITLGTRIDHHNKFGSQFTYRIAPSYMLWETGTKFKATIGTGFKAPSLYYLYDPAYGNENLNPEESFGWDFGIEQFLFKQNFSLGTTFFYNKFSDMFGFDYTTFKTINIKQAVTKGFELFLQAEPLDDLRLKANYTFTDARDVSPNSSDFDTKLLRRPRNKVGLFASYSFVPKTNVNAEVIWVGPREDIDFSTYLRTELKGYVLLNLAAHYDVFDFLRINVRVENLLNTDYEEVFGYATPGLSFYGGIKLSIE
- a CDS encoding T9SS type A sorting domain-containing protein, with translation MINYILKDEGLVKIKVIDILGSEVAELVNETKAAGEYSIEFKAANLPSGIYIYTLHVNGYTNSKKMLLLK
- a CDS encoding ATP-grasp domain-containing protein codes for the protein MKEKKLKVLVLYNEAHAEFYHKTIKPTPELDFIPYFEVDELTPMEEFEIMTKRLKKLGFDAHTLNLKDDIHLLLNEIKKSKPDVIFNFVEIYKDRPRLEMNMVGLYELLGVAYTGAPALTLANCQNKFLTKKLLNYNGINTAKYQLFKEMPDEMNLNPKFPVIVKPAFEDASVGIENESIVYNKEALKKRLEYVFKYFVQPALVEEFVEGREFNVSVMGDLRPKVLPISEIDFSKMPDHLHNIVSYQAKWDPHHESYHKTIPICPAKIPMRLENKLKETALKAFKVMGTRDYARVDMRVNSDEEVFVLEVNPNPDLTEGAGFMRSASYGGLSYGMALKKIVMLAYQRGKRKK
- a CDS encoding isochorismatase family protein, yielding MKRNPIILKKDTTALLIIDLQARILPVIRNYETVLENTIKLIKGFKAMKLPIYFTEQYPKGLGPTSKIILTALEGYTAFQKMSFSCSGAENLFDEFHSKKLSQIVVCGVESHVCVQQTVLDLLANDYQVNLAADAVSSRKEIDYNIALDRMRILSAEVTTTESILFELLEVCGTPVFKEVSKIVK